In Panacibacter ginsenosidivorans, the following proteins share a genomic window:
- a CDS encoding (Fe-S)-binding protein produces the protein MNVPAMAEMMMNGEAPDILFWVGCAGSFDQRAQKITKAFATILNKVGIKYAILGKEEACTGDPARRAGNEFLFQMMAYNNIQVLNNYGIKKIVTACPHCFNTLKNEYPELGGNYEVIHHTTFLQQLINEGKIKLKEGGSFKGKRITYHDSCYLGRANNIYEAPRKVLEILDAELVEMKRCRTNGLCCGAGGAQMFKEDEPGDKRINIERTDEALKLKPNVIAAACPFCNTMITDGVKNREKEQDVQVLDIAEIIAASI, from the coding sequence ATGAATGTTCCCGCTATGGCAGAAATGATGATGAACGGAGAAGCACCTGACATTTTATTTTGGGTAGGTTGTGCAGGTAGTTTTGATCAGCGGGCTCAAAAGATCACCAAAGCATTTGCAACTATACTAAATAAAGTAGGTATAAAGTATGCCATACTTGGAAAAGAAGAAGCTTGCACCGGCGATCCTGCCAGAAGAGCCGGCAATGAATTTCTTTTTCAAATGATGGCTTATAATAATATACAGGTGCTTAACAATTACGGAATTAAAAAAATTGTTACTGCCTGTCCTCATTGCTTCAACACATTGAAAAATGAGTACCCTGAACTGGGCGGCAATTATGAAGTAATACACCATACCACATTTCTGCAGCAGCTTATCAACGAAGGAAAAATAAAATTAAAAGAAGGCGGTAGTTTTAAAGGCAAGCGCATCACTTATCATGACAGTTGCTATCTTGGTCGTGCAAACAATATTTATGAAGCACCAAGAAAAGTTTTGGAAATATTAGACGCGGAACTGGTAGAAATGAAACGCTGCCGAACAAATGGTCTTTGCTGCGGCGCTGGTGGCGCTCAGATGTTTAAAGAAGATGAACCCGGTGATAAACGTATAAACATCGAACGCACAGATGAAGCACTGAAGCTAAAACCAAATGTTATTGCTGCAGCGTGCCCTTTTTGCAATACAATGATAACAGACGGCGTAAAGAACCGTGAAAAAGAACAGGATGTACAGGTACTCGATATAGCAGAGATCATTGCAGCAAGTATTTAA